CCTGGTTTCTGCCGCAACGGCGTCCCCCTCCAGATACCAGCTTGGAACGGAAAGATGGATTCCTGCGGTCAACCCGAGTTCCCCACCGAAAAAGTAAAGAAATCTGATAAACCCCTGATTCATATAGTCCATCTGGACCATATGCCTGGTTTCATGAAGGGTCAATAAATCGTACCAGCCCAGGGACGATAGAGACTCTGCGGCCGGAGTCCCGTACCAGACACTCTTTCGGGGAGCCAGGGTCACATACCCATTACTATCCATGCTGGAATTTGTCAGAATCAAAGGCCATCGGGACTCCCGGGCTTTCCCGAAATCCACCAGTTCCCGCCGGTAGACTTCTTCCGCCCGCTGAAGGACACTCCGGGCCTGTTCTTCTATTTCCTCCGGAAAGATAAGGGTAAAATGATCACTCTCCAATTTCTTCCAATTCACTCCAGGTGCGAACTGTGCCTGCAATGAGGTTGTTATGATGAAAAAGAAAAGACCGTTTTGGATTAATTTCCTTAAGCGCATTATAATCATCCTCGATGAGCCGATAATTCTCTCATCCGCTTCCTCCCTATTATGGATGAAGCTCGAATAAAATTCAAAATGTCCTGATAAAGCAGGAAGAAGAAAAAAAGGAACACCCATGAAACGATTTCTGTTAATACCTCTCATACTTCAACTATCAGGTGTAGCGCTGTTTGCTGAGACCACAAAAACCATTATCATTGAGAATAATCTTGATAATCCCCTTTATTATCTCTATCTCTCCCCTGTGAGTGAACGCGAATGGGGAGATGACAGACTGGGCGACGGACTCCTGGATCCAGGAACCACAATTGAAATTGATTTTGACTACGATGAAGGGAAACCTCTTTTTAATCTGATGGCAGAAGATGAAATGGAAAAAGCCTACAAGATTGAAGAGATCAATATGAATGAAATAAATTTCATATCGATCAGCCCTGAAGATTTCCTGCCCTTTGGTGGTTTTAATCCAGTCAGGAGAGATTTGACATTTACCAACAATACAGGGGAAGCGATCTACTATCTGTATGTTTCCTCCCATGATTCCATGTATTGGGGAGAAGACCTGCTGGGTGATGAGATCCTTTATGATAGTAGCTCAATCACCCTGGAAGTACCTGTAGACGGAGACTATCCCAACAATGACATCATGGCGGAGAGCGAAAGTAACTCCTCCTATGAACTGCCAAATCAGAATATGCTGGAAAATGATAATTTTACATTCACCGAAGATGAAATGACCTCGTCGGGTGAAGACTATGATTACGAAGATTATGATGATTATGACGCTGAAAGTGATGACTACCTTGAGGGTTACCGGGACGGATTTAAAGAAGCTTGGAAGGAAGCCTATAGTCAGGGTTTCAATGATGCAATGGAAGAATAAACGAAATTAAACAATGAGTTTGATCTCTTCTCAGGAAGGGATCATTTTTTTTCGATGAATCCAAAGGCTCTCTTCCATGCCTGGTGCTGCAGGCTGAAGCTCATCCTCATCAACTCATTTTTGCCAGTCGCCTGAGTAAAAGAGATTTATTCACAGCGACATATTCCCGAAATTCTTCAAAATCATCTTTTGTCTCAGACGCCCCTCCGGAAAGAATGAGAACACGGTTTTGCCATTTAAACCAGAGAAAATGTTTCCCGATGACAGGGCGGTATCCCGTCGTTGCCAATCGTCTATCAAGATCCTCATCCAGCTCTATGTGATTCGCCGTTCCCGTGATGTAAATCACATCCCCATCTTCCATCAAAAACAGAACACAACGAGTAAATCCATCAGACAAGGCATCATCATTTCGGAATCCTTCCAACCTCAGGTCTAATGACCCCAGCCGCAGATTGTAACCCTGCATTCTCAGTGATTTTCTGATAATCACCAATTCCTGCCGAACCTGCTGCATGACTTCCGTATCTTTTCTGTTTCTTTCCAGTCGGTGACGCAATTCTCTGAGTTGAGACTCATACTGATAGAATATTTTTGTGTTGTTTGAAAGGAAGATTGTCGTATCCGACATCAAAATCCAAACTGATGCAAAATACTCATTGAGATTCGTCAGCGCTGCTTTGATTCCTTTTCTTTCCATCTTTATCTATTATATAATTGAAAGGGTGCAAATCAAACAGTTGGGCCGCATAATATACTTGCTGAAGGAATATTATTGAAAATACTTGTACTTTCAGACATACATGGCAATCTAGAAGCCCTGACAGCTGTTCTCAATGATGCAAAAAACGAGGATTGGAAAGAAATCTGGTTTTTGGGAGACCTCTGCGGCTACGGTCCTGAACCTGATGCCTGCTTCCGGAAACTTCAAGACCACCCTCTCACATTTATTCCAGGGAATCATGACCTTTATATATGCGGCCGGATGAAGGGAGAATTTTTTTCAAGAGAGTCAAGAAAAGCCCTGATACTGAGCCGCTCCTTTATTTCGAGAGAATTGATTGATTATATGAAACAGCTGCCGTCCTATAGAATTCAAAAGGGAGTGGAACTGGTTCATGCCAGTCCTGAAGGTCCCTCACGGGTTTACATCCTTGATGAAGAAGATGCTCTGCGAAATTTCAAAATTTCCAGAAAAAAATGCATCCTATTCGGACACAGCCATATTCAGGAATACTATACTCTTGAGAAAACAGGATTATACTCCCGAAGAGCCTCGAATGGTGAGACCCTGTCCTTCAAGAAATCACGGGTTCTGATTAATCCCGGCAGTGTGGGCCAACCCCGGGATAGAGATCCCCGGGCAGCCTGGGGAATTCTGGATCTAAAAAACAAGGATTTCACCTTCTACCGCAGTTCCTATGATTATGAAATAACCCAGGGGAAAATGAAGAAAGCAGGGTTTTCTGAATTTCTGATCAACCGGATCGCCCGGGGGGAATGATCAGACCCTGCTGATATAGGCCTCCTGTATTCCGTTTATCACAAAATCATCCAGTTCTGATGTGTTTAAACCTGTCACGATTTCACTGTATTTTAAGTCATTCCCCTGAAGCTTCTTTAAAATTTTTAATTCTTCAGATTCCAGGATATCCATGCAGATTTGATGATCCCGTCCCCAGAGGAGGACCTGAAATTTTCCCGCTTCATGCATCAGCTCTTCAGATGAGGCCGGAAATCCATCAAGAATCAGATCCGGGGGAATGTGAAAGCAGTGAAACCGGACACTTGAATGAAGGGTCAGCAGGTTCTCCGGAGACAGCTTGATTTCCTCCTTCACGAAAAAAGAACTCTCAATCTGCTCCAACTCCTCAAGGAGATCCAGATAGTTGAAGAGATCCTGAATCACGGGAAACAAACCTTCCTTGCCATGATCCGAATAAAGGACCTTGAGAAAATCAAGGGGAGTTTTTCCGAGAGAATCTGCCTGAAACTCAGAAATAATAGCGCTTGACTCGATAATCTGTACCGGTGTCAGTTCAAGATCATAACAGACTCTGCTGAACCAGCTGATCCCCCGTCCCTGATTATACAAAAGGTCGCATTGCAGACTCAGAAGGCGGGCCTTCTCAAGATCATTTTGAGAAAAAGAACCTGTTTCTCTTACAAGATAGGGATCCCAAATATCAGCTTTCATCTGTAGGGTCTCCCGGCGATCATAGAGTACCGTTCCAGGCAAAACCGCCAGGGGAAAAAGGTCCAGATGATTGGGCTCCAGAGATAAGGCATAATCCAAAGAGTTCCTGAATCCCTCCAGGGAGTCCCCGGGGAGACCATAGATGAGATCCAGACCGAAGGAGACCCCGGCATCTCCCAATAGGGAGACTTTGCTGCGAAAGGCGTCCGGATCAAATTCCCGATTAATGTTTTTCAGGACGGCAGGATCACTGCTTTGAAGGCCGATCTGCAGAGTACAGGGGATTCTGGTAAAGGCGAAAGCAGTTTCCTCATCCAGAAATTCTGTTCTGATTTCAAAATAGTAATAGGTTTCGGGAGTCATCTCTCGAAGCCATTCCAGAAGGATGAGAACTCTTTTTTTATTCACATTAAAGGTGGGATCTAGGACAAAAACCTGTTCGATTCCAGAGTCTCTAATCATTTCCAGTTCTTTACGGATTCTATCCAGGGCAAATGTTCTGACCTTCCCGCTCCCTTTGGATTCAAAACAGAATTCACAGGCAAAGGGGCACCCCCGGGACAACTCCCAGAGGAGGCCCTTGTTTTCATTCAGGTCCAGAGCCCCGGAGAGAATGGGAGACGCCAGGGCATTTATATCAGAGCAGTATCCGGGGGAAACAGGAGAATACGAGGCGGTCCACAATCCGGGAATTTCAGGAAGGGGACGGCCCTGTGAAAGAGCATCTAAAACCGGGTTGATCAGAACCTCTCCCTCTCCCTGCATCACGCCGGAAATTCCGCTCTCTCGGAGAAAGGATTCGGGTGCCGCCGTCACTTCTGGACCTCCTGCCAGGAGGGGCAGATCTGGACGTGTCTTTTTAAGAATCTTAATGACAGAAAGGACAAGGGATCTGTTCCAGAGATAAACAGGAAAACCCAACACATCCGGCGCATCCCCGAGAAGATCATCGCTGATCTCTTCAGCACTCTGTTCCAGAGTATAATTTTTTAGAAGGACATCATGATTTATAACTTCCGCCTTCAGACACGCGGCTGCCAGAGGTATGGCTCTTGTCGATGATTCAAGGTGAATTGTTGCCAGAATGAGTTTCATATATCTCCATTGTAACAGAATGTACTGTCAGCTCCAAACAGGGAAGACTCTCTCAAGAGGCTTGTTCTGAATAGTGAAAAACTCATTATATTCAGGATAAAATGCGCTTTACTGCTCCTCTGACTTTTCCTTCCGCGACAGATACTGGGTTATCATTTCAGCCGCGTCCGAGCTGATTCCTGCGGTTGCAGAAATCTCTTCGGCCTTGGCGGTATATAGATTTTCCATGGATCCGAAATGTATCAGCAGCTTCCTGCTTCTGGCGGGTCCAATCCCCGGGATGTTCTCGAGAGAACTCAAAGAGAGCTGCTTTTTCCTCTGTTTCTGATTGTGAGACGTGGCAAAACGGTGGGTTTCATCCCGGACATGCTGCAGAACCCGCAGTCCACGGTCTCCCTCGGGTAGATCAATCGGGTCTTTCTGTCCCGGTAAATAAATGAGTTCATCCCTTTTTGCCAGTCCAAGCAGGGGAATTTTTAATCCTAATGCCTCTAAAACCGAGACTGCTGAACTGACCTGCCCCTTGCCGCCGTCGATGAGGATAAGATCAGGCATCTCCTTTTTCTCATTCATCAGGCGGGAGTATCGCCGGGCCACGGCTTCGCTGATGGCTTTGAAGTCATCGATCCCGCCGTCGAGGGATCGGATATTATAGTGCCTGTAATTTTTCCGGTCAGGATTTCCGTCTTTGAATGAAATCAAAGATGCAACAGTAAAATGTCCATCCAAATGGGCAATGTCAAATCCCTCGATCCTCCGAGGCAGTTTTTTTAGATTCAGAACATTCTGAAGATCTTCCAATGCCGGAAGATTCCCCAGGTCCTGAAGTTTTCTTGCCAGATCCATCCGGGCATTTTCAACGGCCATGTTCATAACGGCCTGATCTCTTTTGGAACGGGGGATTTCAAGGCTCAGGGATTCTGCACCCCCCACTTCCTTCCTGAGATAATCCTGGATAAGAGAGCGGTCTTTAAGAGAAATAAAAGCCCGGGAGGGGAAATCCTTATCAGGAATCCCATAATACAGCAGAAGAAACTCCTGTATGGCTTCCTCCTCTGTACCGCAATATTCACTCCGGAAGGATTCTTTTCCCAGAAGCTTTCCATTCCTCATCTGAATCACCGCAAATGAGTAGATATTGCCGGAAAAATCCACACCGATGTAGTCCCGGCTTTCCTCCTCGAAATCTTCGACCTTCTGTTCTGTCTGCAATTTCTCCAATGCAATCAGAATATCCCGGATCTCCGCCGCTTTCTCATATTCAAGGGATTCCGAGAGGGCCCGGATCTCCTTCATCAGCTCTTTTTCGAGCCCTGCGGTTCTTCCGCTTAATATGGCCCGGGCCTTATTTATAAGAGTTCTATAGTCTTCTTTGGATATGAGTCCCGCACAGGGACCCGAACATTTGCCCATATGATAATACAGACAGGGACTCTCTCTTTTTTTTAAATTTCGGCACCGGCGGAGAGGGAGAACCTTTTTGACAAGAGAGAGGGTTTCATCCAGAACCTTAACATCCGGATAGGGTCCGTAATACTGTGATTTATCATTCACAATGGCCCGGGTTCTGAAGACTCGGGGGAATTCTTCGGCAGTAATTCTGATAACGGGATAACTCTTCCCGTCTTTCAGGTTGATGTTATACCGGGGGTTCCATTTCTTGATGAGGTTGTTTTCCAGGAGAAGTGCTTCATATTCACTCTTGGTAACAATATGATCAATCGAGTCAATCTG
Above is a window of Oceanispirochaeta sp. DNA encoding:
- a CDS encoding metallophosphoesterase family protein, with amino-acid sequence MKILVLSDIHGNLEALTAVLNDAKNEDWKEIWFLGDLCGYGPEPDACFRKLQDHPLTFIPGNHDLYICGRMKGEFFSRESRKALILSRSFISRELIDYMKQLPSYRIQKGVELVHASPEGPSRVYILDEEDALRNFKISRKKCILFGHSHIQEYYTLEKTGLYSRRASNGETLSFKKSRVLINPGSVGQPRDRDPRAAWGILDLKNKDFTFYRSSYDYEITQGKMKKAGFSEFLINRIARGE
- a CDS encoding radical SAM protein; the encoded protein is MKLILATIHLESSTRAIPLAAACLKAEVINHDVLLKNYTLEQSAEEISDDLLGDAPDVLGFPVYLWNRSLVLSVIKILKKTRPDLPLLAGGPEVTAAPESFLRESGISGVMQGEGEVLINPVLDALSQGRPLPEIPGLWTASYSPVSPGYCSDINALASPILSGALDLNENKGLLWELSRGCPFACEFCFESKGSGKVRTFALDRIRKELEMIRDSGIEQVFVLDPTFNVNKKRVLILLEWLREMTPETYYYFEIRTEFLDEETAFAFTRIPCTLQIGLQSSDPAVLKNINREFDPDAFRSKVSLLGDAGVSFGLDLIYGLPGDSLEGFRNSLDYALSLEPNHLDLFPLAVLPGTVLYDRRETLQMKADIWDPYLVRETGSFSQNDLEKARLLSLQCDLLYNQGRGISWFSRVCYDLELTPVQIIESSAIISEFQADSLGKTPLDFLKVLYSDHGKEGLFPVIQDLFNYLDLLEELEQIESSFFVKEEIKLSPENLLTLHSSVRFHCFHIPPDLILDGFPASSEELMHEAGKFQVLLWGRDHQICMDILESEELKILKKLQGNDLKYSEIVTGLNTSELDDFVINGIQEAYISRV
- the uvrC gene encoding excinuclease ABC subunit UvrC translates to MERNKERVESLQNQIRDFPLQPGVYLMKDDHKKIIYIGKAVNLRNRVRSYFSGEKDIKTRTLVRQIDSIDHIVTKSEYEALLLENNLIKKWNPRYNINLKDGKSYPVIRITAEEFPRVFRTRAIVNDKSQYYGPYPDVKVLDETLSLVKKVLPLRRCRNLKKRESPCLYYHMGKCSGPCAGLISKEDYRTLINKARAILSGRTAGLEKELMKEIRALSESLEYEKAAEIRDILIALEKLQTEQKVEDFEEESRDYIGVDFSGNIYSFAVIQMRNGKLLGKESFRSEYCGTEEEAIQEFLLLYYGIPDKDFPSRAFISLKDRSLIQDYLRKEVGGAESLSLEIPRSKRDQAVMNMAVENARMDLARKLQDLGNLPALEDLQNVLNLKKLPRRIEGFDIAHLDGHFTVASLISFKDGNPDRKNYRHYNIRSLDGGIDDFKAISEAVARRYSRLMNEKKEMPDLILIDGGKGQVSSAVSVLEALGLKIPLLGLAKRDELIYLPGQKDPIDLPEGDRGLRVLQHVRDETHRFATSHNQKQRKKQLSLSSLENIPGIGPARSRKLLIHFGSMENLYTAKAEEISATAGISSDAAEMITQYLSRKEKSEEQ